The Chelatococcus sp. HY11 genome includes a window with the following:
- a CDS encoding nucleotidyltransferase family protein, translating into MVLAAGLGKRMRPITATTPKPLIRIAGRSLLDHGLDRLAAAGVKRAVVNVHYLADLVEQHLKRRKAPDIIISDERGKLLETGGGIKKALPLLGPDPFFIINTDSLWLEGPHGNIARMGRIWDPARMDILLLLASGATSIGDEGYGDFTMDPAGVLRRRGERELAPFIYAGVAIAKPELFENTPEGSFSLNLLFDRAITAGRLYGVRLDGQWLHVGTPAAVKLAEETFVASAR; encoded by the coding sequence ATGGTGCTGGCCGCCGGCCTCGGCAAGCGCATGCGCCCGATCACGGCGACGACCCCCAAACCCCTCATCCGCATCGCGGGCCGCTCCCTGCTCGACCATGGGCTCGACAGGCTGGCGGCCGCCGGGGTGAAGCGGGCCGTGGTCAATGTCCATTATCTCGCCGATCTCGTGGAGCAGCATCTCAAGCGCCGCAAGGCGCCGGATATCATCATTTCCGACGAGCGCGGCAAGCTCCTGGAGACGGGGGGCGGCATCAAGAAGGCCCTGCCGCTGCTCGGGCCGGATCCGTTCTTCATCATCAACACCGATTCGCTATGGCTCGAGGGGCCACACGGCAATATCGCGCGCATGGGGCGGATCTGGGATCCCGCGCGCATGGATATCCTGCTCCTCCTCGCTTCCGGCGCCACCAGCATCGGCGATGAGGGCTACGGCGATTTCACGATGGATCCGGCCGGTGTCCTGCGTCGGCGGGGCGAGCGGGAACTCGCGCCGTTCATCTACGCCGGCGTAGCCATTGCCAAGCCGGAGCTGTTCGAGAATACCCCCGAGGGTTCCTTTTCACTGAACCTCCTGTTCGATCGCGCCATTACCGCCGGCCGTCTCTATGGCGTCAGGCTCGACGGCCAGTGGCTGCATGTCGGCACGCCGGCCGCCGTCAAGCTCGCCGAAGAGACCTTCGTCGCGAGCGCGAGGTAA